From Delphinus delphis chromosome X, mDelDel1.2, whole genome shotgun sequence, a single genomic window includes:
- the LOC132418782 gene encoding LOW QUALITY PROTEIN: olfactory receptor 1f45-like (The sequence of the model RefSeq protein was modified relative to this genomic sequence to represent the inferred CDS: inserted 1 base in 1 codon) translates to MHQGNQTISEFFLLGLTVVSEQQQHIFTLFLCMYLVTIVGNLLIILAIINDAHLHSPMYFFLGNLSFTDICFTTTTIPKMLADIQSQSLIISFAGCLXQMYFFVLLVDLDNFFLAAMAYDLNIAICHPLHYAALLSPKGCVLLVVTPWVVSNLVSVLHLSLLGLLNFCDQREIPHFCDLETMLRLACLDSQINDSTILVIGGSVIFIPFTFIFVSYSLIGCTVLRIPSAKGKWKTFSTCGSHFLAVALFYGSIVGVYFPPSSAYSAERDKVAAIMYTVVTPMMKPFSYSLRNKDMKGALRRLLIREIYFWRW, encoded by the exons ATGCACCAAGGAAACCAAACTATCTCCGAATTTTTCCTCCTCGGACTCACAGTGGTGTCTGAACAGCAGCAGCACATCTTTACGCTGTTTCTGTGCATGTATCTGGTTACCATAGTGGGAAACTTACTCATCATCCTGGCTATTATCAATGACGCTCACCTCCACAGCCCCATGTACTTCTTCCTTGGCAATCTATCCTTCACTGACATCTGCTTCACAACCACTACCATCCCCAAAATGTTGGCAGACATCCAAAGCCAGAGCCTAATCATCTCTTTTGCAGGGTGCC CACAAATGTACTTTTTTGTGTTGCTGGTGGACCTGGACAATTTCTTCTTGGCAGCCATGGCATATGACCTGAACATTGCCATCTGTCACCCATTACACTATGCTGCATTACTGAGTCCCAAGGGTTGTGTCCTGCTGGTAGTGACTCCATGGGTTGTCTCTAATCTTGTTTCAGTACTGCATCTCAGTCTGCTGGGCCTCCTGAATTTCTGTGATCAGAGAGAAATCCCACACTTCTGTGACCTGGAAACCATGTTAAGGCTTGCTTGTTTAGACAGCCAGATCAATGATTCGACAATCCTAGTCATTGGGGGATCAGTTATCTTCATCCCATTCACCTTCATTTTTGTCTCCTATTCCCTTATTGGTTGCACTGTACTTAGGATTCCTTCAGCCAAGGGGAAGTGGAAAACATTCTCCACTTGTGGCTCCCATTTCTTAGCTGTGGCCCTCTTCTATGGATCCATTGTTGGGGTCTACTTTCCTCCATCTTCTGCCTACTCAGCAGAAAGGGATAAGGTGGCTGCCATCATGTATACGGTTGTAACTCCCATGATGAAGCCCTTCAGCTATAGTCTAAGGAACAAGGACATGAAAGGAGCACTGAGGAGACTACTCATCAGGGAAATCTATTTCTGGAGATGGTGA